The stretch of DNA AGTGGCATCCTGGTGGGTGGGATCCATCGCAAGAACCTTGCGTAAGCGATCCAAGGCCGCATCCGGTTCTGATTCTTCAAGGAGCAGGCCGAGATTGAAATGGGCTTCGATACATTTATCATCAAGCTCCGCAGCTCGATGGAATTCCGCCGCCGCTTCTTGTCCATAACCCTTTTCGGCGTAGAGCGTGCCCAGATTCAGATGCCCTTCAACATTTTCGGGCTCCAACTCCAGCACCCGGCGCAGCATTTCGACGGCGCGATCGGTATCCCCCATCCGTTCATAGAGAAGACCGAGATTGACCAGGGCGCCCCCCATCCTGGTGTCCCGCTCGAGGGCGTCATGGAAGTACCCCAGCGCCTCTTCATCCTCCCCCAATTCAAGTGAAACCAGTCCCATCCGAAACCGGGGCTCCGCCTCTTCCGGTGCAAGCTGGGCCGCCCGCCTGTACTCCTCAAGGGCTTCCCGGAACCGATCCAGACCCTCGAGACAGGATCCCCGCAGCCGCCAAAACTCCCATTGGTGCTTGAATTCCGACCCGCTCTGATTGAGGATTTCTGCAGCGCGTTTCGATTCACCCGCTTGCAGAAAAAGCATAACGCAGGTGCGCAGCGTGGACCAATCCCCCGGGTGTTTCCCGATGCGCAGCCGCAGTAGTTCCGCCGCGGCATGGGAGCGTCCAGTGGATCGATAGGTATCTAGAAGTTCTTGAAGGAGGATCTCATCATCCGGGCATTGCTTAAAACGGGTCTCCAGATCCTGGAGCCGCTGGGTTTCCTTTTCTGAGGACCGGGTGTCCACGAACGGGATCCCCTAGGTTAGGGTGAGGTTTCGTCAGACTCCTGGGTGACGTCATCCCCGCCCCACCAGGGTCGATAGCCTGGATAATACCCCAGTGCGTCATTCGCCGGCCGAAATTGCCAGGGTTGATAACCCCTGTAAGAGGCATACCCAAATGAAATCTGCGTATGCCGGGAGGGATTCCAGGTCACCTGAAGATCGCGGATCCCAAACTCCGTCTGATTCCCCCCGAAGGCATCGGCGAAAGCAGGATTCCAATCAACCCCAAGACTCATCCTCATTTTAAGGGTCGAAGAAACAGGATAGGTTAGATGGGTCAGATAGTCGCCGGAGGGTCCTTCAAGGAATCCGCCTGACGAATAGCCAAAAGAAACAGAATTGGAAACCTGAAGTTTTTCCAAACCGGAGACCGATCCCAGGAGCCAAGGCGTCGACTGGGTGGGGATTTTAAGGAGTCCGGGTTGTTGGGTTGTGATCCCGCTATCGGATGTGGCGCCCGCGGAAACCGCTCCCCATACACACAAGACTATCACGGCCAGGGTTCTTCGCATGCTAGACGACTCCCGGTAGATATGGTCCAACCTGGTACCCCTCACCTCAAATCTACTGCACGAAACTCCCTCCCGTCAAGATCATCGCCTTCATCCGGCACCTCTTCTTCCTCAATAAACCGGATGAGAAGTTTGAGGGCGATCTGTTTTTCCGATCCCCGCCTGGGGATCACCACCGGAACGATGATCTCTTGTGGCTGAAAATCCGCCGAGGCCGGTCCGGGCGGCGCATAGGGGGGTGGAACATTTTGCGGCAAGGGCGGCGGAGGGGGAGGCTCCTGTCTCATCCTCTCTTCTTTGGATTCCTCATCATGCGAGGCGATCATTCTCTGAGTCGGATCGGAGAGGCGGTCCTCGGTGATTCTCAAATCCGGCGGCGCCATGCGCGCCCCTTTCGAGATCGCCATCGGTTCCACCAGTTTCAAGGTAGGAACCTGTTCGGGTTCTGCCTTTGACTCTTCTTCTGAACCTTCTTTTGACCCTGCTGGATCGGACCATCCGGCAACGGGTTGAAGCGGCCGGACCGGCTCCTTTGTTGCATCCGTTTCAGCTGTTTCCTTACGTTCCTTCCCAAGCGGGATTGATTCCTGAATGGGCTTCAGCTCCAGATCCCTGTCGTCCGTTTGACCGGTCTTTTGAGCCGTGATTTCTTGGGGGAGATCCTCAGCCGGGGCCTGCCCTTTGGCTGGCGCCTCTTCCTGGCCATTCTTGGAGAACCACCGTTTGAATCGGGCGGTAAAACCATTTGATGGAGCATAGGCCGTCTCTTCCGGCTCCGCTTCCGTCTTTGCGATTTCCTGCGATGTGACGGAAAGGGATGGTTCGATCGGTGTCATTTCTTCCTTCGAAGGAATGTTCGACATTTCCTGCAGGTCCGCCACCGCCTCCACCGCCTCTTCCACCTCCTCCACCTCTTCCGGCCCCTCATCCATGATGGGCTGGATTTCCTCTTGCTCCTCAGGCTGATCCAGAATCTCCGCGGTCAGATCGGCTTCCGGTTGCGAGCCCGGCGGCGCCGGTGTCACAACTTGTACACCAATCTCCTCTGAGAGATGTCGGAGAAGAAGGCGGCTGATGGCCTTGAAGGTATCCAAGACCCCCTCCCCTGTCGTCGCCACCGCCTCAAACCATGGAACACCCGTTGGATTGAGAACCCGCTGCATTTCATCGATGCTCATGACATTCGGAAGATCCCGTTTGTTATACTGTATCGACCATGGAATATCATCTATGGACAATCCCTGTTCCCTGAGGTTCTCCTTAAGATTCTGGAGGCTCTCCACGTTTTCATCCATCTTGCCTCTTTGGGAATCGGCGACAAAAACAACGGCATCCACACCTTTAAGTACAAGTTTGCGCGTTGCATTGTAATAAACCTGTCCCGGCACGGTGTAGAGCAGAAATCGCGTTTTGAAACCGGCAAGTTCACCAAGATTGACGGGTAGAAAATCAAAGAAAAGGGTACGCTCCGTCTTTGTTTTGACAGAGACCATGCGACCCTTGTTCCCCTCCGGAACACTGCTAAAGATAGATTCCAGATTTGTCGTTTTCCCACTCAGTCCGGGGCCGTAATAGACGATCTTCGCGTTGATCTCCCTACCGGAGTAACTGACGAGAACCATGCCTCCTCCAATTCCCTGGGCAACGACCAGGGTTTGTCACTTCCTGCTGATGAAATGAGACCGGCGATAGCGGTATTGATTCCTAAATCCCTTCGCCGATGATCTTTAAAACCTAGACGTCCGAATGCCTCCCCTAACGGCATTCCGACGTTCCTCTTATCGGCCGCCCGGGCAAACACCTTGAAAGACCTGCTTTGAGGCGAACCACCATCTTTTGGACCCCGCACCCGCCTTCAACAGCTGTCGGGAAAGACGGTGCGGCCGGGAAACCTTCACTCCATCCACAACACCCGTAAATCCGGCGGCACGGGCGAGGGTGACAATCCTCTCATCCCCCTTTTCAAAGGGGAGAGCCAGCCACAAATCCCGCTCCTTTCGCTCGGTCCGCGGTAGATGAGCCATGAGCGTGTGACAGAAAAGTTCGAGATTCCAAGCGGCATCGGGTGTGCATAGGCTCTCCAGGCGGACGGGGGTATCCCAAAGGCCACCCAATCGGACCCCTTCTCGGAGAAGAACAGAAAGATCCAGGGAGGAGATCATCCCCTCATCTCCCAGTCTATTGGGATTCAGAAAGAGGGTGACGGGGATGTGCATCGCCTTTAAAAGAGGCCATACATAGTCCCTCTGGCACCGGCACCCACCCTCCAAGGCGACGACAAATGATTCGGTCGCCTTCATCCCATTCCGCCCAGGTGTAAGATCCTGGGATAGCTCGCCCGCTTGACAGAATCTGTAGCCCCTTTCTCTGTACTCCAGGAGGGTGGAACGAAGATGTGAAATGGTAGAATCGCCTGAGCCTCCTCCAGGGACGGCATGGCCGACGACGAGTACCTTGGCGCCCTCCATGAATCCAGGTACGGACCTGTTCGGACGCATCCATAGCGCCTGCAACATGAGAACCTCCTTTCCCACCCGATCAATGTTGCAATGAAAGTGCCGGAATAGAGATAGAAATTATATTGAGGCAATGTTGTTAATTTATTGAATTTCAATGCATTAGAATCATGTGTGAAAAAAAGAAGCCGCGGGGTGGAATCGACGGGATCCAGTGTGGACGGAACCCAACAGGTTGTGGCTATTTTTCTACCACTGAGGGGAAAGGGAATCAGGAATGTTTCGAGGCCGGGACCATCTCCAAAATCGTCCTAAGTCGTTCGAGTGCAACCCAGCCGATAGACCTAATCCTGCCTTTGGGGGCGGATTCAGGCGGCTCGGTCTCGGAGAACGCCTCGAGAAATTGTGAAAACTCCAAACCGTAGCTGGCCAAAAATTCCCCCTTTGCAAGAGCCTGGCGGATTTTGACCTCTCGGCCGGCGGCCCATCTCCGAAGCGCCCGATCGAGGAGTTCCTCCGGCGCAGAGGCTCTCCTCTCTGATTCTTTATCGGATTCCGAGGGGCTCTCGGGATGTTGAACCTGAATCGGTTCCCGTTGGTCCCCATCCGCTGTGGGAGAACTCATGGGTATCGGGGAAGCGTCACTCCATGTCGAAAGACCCTCTTCCTCATCAAACCGGGGTGGCTCAATCCAGAGAAGCCGCCCGCATCCCTCACAACGGAATTTGACACCGCAATCGGGAATCCAGTTGTTCTGGACATAATAAATCCGCTCACACTCGGGGCATCGGATCTTATGGCTGCTCATTCATTGAACCCACCTTTCAACCCACGCGATAAAGTGATACGCGGTCCCGGTAACGTCGCAGGAGTTCGTCGAGCATCCGTCTTGTCTTGGGATCGTCCGGATCGCGGAGATCGGCAGTCCACTGTTGCGCCTCCTGCCGGGCCAAGCTGATGAGGACAGCATCTCCCTGTAAATCCGCCATCTTCAGTGGGGGCAGTCCACTTTGGGCCACACCAAAGAAATCGCCGGGACCCCTGAATTTCAGATCTTCCTCTGCAACCCGGAAGCCATCCGTCTCTCTTACGAGAACTGATAATCTCTCCCTCGCCTCTGGAGATGTTTCGGATCCAACCATGAGGAAGAAATGGGATGGTTGCCGGCCGCGGCCCACCCGTCCCCGGAGTTGATGCAGTTGACTGAGTCCATATCGCTCCGGATGTTCCACTACCATAATATTCGCATTAGGTACATCAACGCCAACCTCGACAACCGTCGTTGTCACGAGAAGGTGAATATCGCCGGAGCAGAATTCCTGCATCAGCCGGTTTTTCTCCTCACCGGACAACCTCCCATGAAGCAATCCAATCCGGTACCGGCGCAGCAGTGGATGGGCCGCCAAGAGATCGGCCGTATCGGTGGCGGCCTTCAGATCGGAGAGTTCCGACTGCTCAATCAGAGGACACACGACGTAGATCTGGCACCCCTCCCCCAGCGATTGCGCGAGGAATGCGATCAGGTCATGACGCCGGGATTCGGGAACCCGCCGCGTGCGGGGAGGTCGGCGGCCGGGCGGTTTTTCATCCAGAATGGAGAGATCCAGATCACCATAAAGCGTCATCGCAAGCGTCCGCGGGATCGGTGTGGCTGTCATCACCAGGCCGTGGGGGGACCTCCCCTTCGACAGAAGCCGGGATCGCTGCAGAACACCGAATCGCTGTTGTTCATCGGCTATCACCAGGCCCAGCTGTTCGAACTGTATCTCATCCTGAATCAGGGCCTGGGTTCCCAAGGCCAATTTGGCCTCCCCGGAGATCAATCGGTCCCGGGCCTCCCGCTTCTCGCGAACCGGCATCCGCCCCAGCAGAAGACACCAAGGCAAACCCAGGGGATCCAGGATTTGCGCGGCGGTACGGGCGTGTTGTTGAGCCAGGATCTCCGTCGGGGCCATCAGGGCGACCTGCGCCCCGGCTTCTATCGCCGCGAGAGCCGCCAGGATGGCGACAATCGTCTTCCCCGACCCGACATCTCCCTCCAGCAGCCGGTTCATCGGGTAATCCCGGTCCAGATCGCCCAGTATTTCGGTGAGGACTCTCTCTTGCGCCCCCGTCAGCTGGAAGGGCAGGGAAGCCCTCGCCGCAGCCACCAGACGGTCCGTTCCCCGAAGAGGCAGCGCCATCCCCGGCCGGCGATATCTCTTTCGCTCCAGGGCCATTAGAAGCTGCAGGAAAAAAAGCTCATCGAAAGCCAACCGGCGGCGGGAAGCCTCTGCCTCAGCCATTGAATCAGGAAAATGAAGCCCTTCCAGGGCTTCCTCGATCGGCAGCAGTTTAAGGCGGCTACGAAGCTCAACGGGAATTGGATCGGTTAGATGTGGAAGAACGGTGTCGAGCGCCGAGCGGATGAGGGTGCGGAGCCCCCGTTGCCCGATTCCGGCTGTCAGCGGATAGATCGGCACAATCCGCCCGGAGGAGAGGGCGGGACCCTCCCGTTCGGTCAGGATATCAAACTCCGGATTGAGGATCTGGAGGCCCTGGTAAACCCCAACCGTGCCGGTGGCGGTCACTTTTACACCCGAACGAATGATCTTTTGCAGAAAGGGTTGGTTGAACCAGATCAATGAGATAGACCCTGTTTCGTCGGAGAGAAGGGCATGGAGATTGATTTTCCCCTGCCGTGTGCGGCGTTGGGAAACAGAACCGAACACACCCTCTATGGTTACCGTATTTCCGGGACGGAGAGAGGCGATGGGCACGATATGGGATCGATCGAGATAGGTCCGGGGCCGGTGGTGGAGGAGGTCTTCAATCGTGGCGATACCCAGGCGCTCGAGAATCTTTTTCCGCGCCGGGCCGGCCCCCTTGATGAACTGGACATCCATTTCGAGGTGTTTTCTGTGGGCCATGGATCCTCGCCCCTCTTTTCGGGCCCCTTTGTGACTCGTTCCCCGCTCGGAAGATGTGAGCGGGGTTGACGCCTCAATCCTCTGCCGTATAGGATAAGGCCTTGACCGTATCGAGCAAGGAGGAACTCAAATGTCTCGCATTTGTGACCGCTGTGGCAAGGGGATCCAATTCGGAAACCGGGTGAGCCACGCCCACAATGTCAATAAGCGGATTTGGAAACCGAATCTTCAGCGGGTTCGGGTGATCGTGGATGGAAAGCCGAAGCGGATAAGGCTCTGCACCGATTGTATCAAGAGCCCCGACATTCAAAAGAATGTGCGTGTACAAGCCACCCCACAGGAGAAGTCCGGGGTCTCGACCCCATAACCTCCCTTCTTCCGCCGGTGATGGCGGAGTCGCTGAAAACTGGAGACGGGCAACATGGCGCCACCGATCGTTTCGATTCGGGGCGTTTCCGTCTTTTTTGGTTCTTCCAGGGATGGAAGCGGAGGCCTATCGGCTCCAAAGACTCAGGGATGGAAGCGGAGGCCGTCATCATCAAGAACGGCGAACTCGAGGCGGTCGATACAACTTCCGGGCGAAACGAGTTCACAGGATCGGCCATCCACCGACCGGCTTTGTGAAGACTGCCGGTGGACGTGCCCGAAGATCATGGTATCGAAACCTCGCTTGAACTTCTCTGCTATGGCGCTTTCATCCATTTCCAATATTTTCTGTTCCGTTCGTGTCTGGTATTCAACGGATGAACGCATCATTTTTTTAATGACCCACTTGGCCGCAAACCACGGCAGCCAGCCGAAGAACATCTTGGCAAGGGGTGATCGGATCAACCGGCGGAAGCGCAGGTACCCCCCGTCGTTGCGGCATAGAAGATCGCCGTGGATGAGAAGGGTCCGTTTCCCATTAAGTAAAACTTCCGCCTCATCTCCGAGAATCCTAATATTGCTCCCGACATGGCGGGGGAAATGCTCTTCATAGGAAAAATCCCTGTTCCCAAAGATGATCCCGACACTTTTCACCGACTGCGCCAACTCTCTGAGAAGCTCGAGTTCCTTCGCATAATATTCGAACAATCCGCGGTTGCGTTCATACCAGAAATCAAAGAGATCGCCCAGGATATAGACCTGTAGATCGGCCGGGGATTCCGGTCGCTGTCGCATGATGTCCACAAAAGATCGAAACCTCTCCGTTCGTTCGGGAAATTCGGGATTCAGATGAATATCACTGATAAAACAGATCATCTTGTCATCCCCATGGCATGATCCGCACCAAGCATTCAGGCGGCCTTTCCATTCAATTTAACATTTGAAAGATATAGGAAAAGCGGGTGAATAGAAAGTCCGGGCTGCCTTACGCCAAGCCCGTTCTGCGATGGTGCGGCGGCGGATGGGCCCCGTCCCCAAGGCCGGGGATCAGAGTTCCTCAACCAGCGCGACATCGCCGAGAATGGCGCTGGGGAAGGCGAAGGGATCGATCAAATAGGCGTCCGCCCAGCATTTCAACCCCTCCTCGATCTTTCCCAGCCGGATTTGAACGCACCCGAGATCGCGCAGCAGCCGGGGATCGGTCGACAAGAAAGAGGCGGCGGAATGATAAGATTGTTCAGCCGTTTCGAGCTCCCCTTCCTCCTCCAGCAAAAGACCGCGCAAATAGGTCATCTGGAAGCTGGAAGGGAACCGCGCTTTAGCCGACTCCAGAATCTGAAGACCGTTTTCGATGCGCCCCTCCTTAAGATCGAGGGTGACGATAGCTTGAACGGCGATGCGGGCGACCTCGCGACGCGCGGCGTTCGCCAGCTCATCCAAAATCCCCCTGGCGGCCTCGGCCGTTCCCAATCCGAGCTGAGCCATCCCTTCAAGGAGACGCAGGCGCTCATCCCCCGGATGATTTTGCAAACCGCGCCGGGCGATTTCCAAGGCATCGGCATTTTTACGATCCCGAAGATGCCACCATCCCAGATCCGTCAGCGCGGCAACAAGAGAAAAGTGGCGCGCCGATTGTTCCAGCACCTCGCGGGCCGAACCCATATTTCGGGTCAGGGCAAGACAGCCGGCCAATAGATATTGGGCGCGCGGCTCTCCGGGCAGCCATTCCAGGTATCCGTTCAATAATTGGCGGGCCTCCTTGACCCGGTAGATCCGGATACAGGCCAAGGCCTTTAACAATACGGCATCCTGGTAATGCGGCTCCAAACGCAGGACTTCGGAAAGTGGAGGCAAGGCCTGATCCGGGCTGTTCCAGCGCAGATAGGTGATTCCCTTTTGAAGATACGCTTCCACATACCGGGGATTGATTTCCAAAGACTTGTTTAAATGTTCAATGGCCTCGCCATACCGGCCATTTTCTTGTAGTAATATCGACAACCGGCAACGGAGATCCGGATAGGTGGGATGTTTCTCGACGGCCCCCAGAAAATGTTGAAGGGCTTGGTCCTTTTCACCTTCGGCATAGGCGATCAGAGCCGCTTGCGTCTGATTCGCTGAATCGCGGAAATGATTCAATCGGGTTTCGAATTGTTCAAACCAGGAAGGAACATCCTCAGCGCGGGGATTTTCCGGCCGCCCGATCGCGAGATCGGTGGAACCCTCATCAAGCTTGGCCAGTTCGGCGAAAGCCTCCTCGACGCGATCCATCTTCCAAAGAACCAGCGCCAGCCATCCAAGCGCCTCATCATACCGCGGATTCAAACGCAAGGCCTCACTGAGGCGGATCAAGGCTCCTTCAAAATCGTTCCGCCGCGCCAGGAGACGACCGAGATGAAAGTGATAGTCCGGGAAAGTGGTCGGCGTCTTGACCGCCTCCCGCAGATCACTCTCCGCTCCGGACGGATCACCCTGGATTTCCTTGGCGAGACCGGAACGGACCAAAGCCTCAACCCGGTAGAAACGGGCCAATTCTCCGTAGGGGTGCGATGAGTCCTGAAGCTGCTGAAGGGCTTCCTCAAAGTGAGGGATCGCCTCGGAAAAGCGTCCCTTATTATACAATCCCATGGCTTGAGTGTAGGCGACCATAGCTTGTGACCGAAAAAGACGTCCTAAAAGCGACACGCGGGCCTCCTTTGTCGACCCGCGCTGCGCCACACCGCTTTATGCTGAGAGACTATCTCGCGATCCGCCTCCGGAAGGCCGGAATATCAAAAGTCCGCCGCCGCGGCCTGCGATCCCATCCCTCTTTGGGTGCAGAGGAGACGGGTGTCAACGGCAGCGGCATGACCGCCTCTTCCTCAATCTCTTGAGGATCCAGCGGCTCATCGTCTTCCTTCCTGTTCCAGAGCGGCAGATCGTCCAAAGAGGTTGGGGCCGGATCGATCGCACCTTTCCTCCAGGATCGGCTCATTGAATCGACCTCTGGAGTGGTATCCTGCGAAGCCGCTGCTTCATCGGCCGCCCGGTCGACAGCCATCGCCTCGAATCCGACGGCCTCGGCCCCCGCCGCCTCGCCTCCCATCGTCCCGGCTCCCACCATCTCAGCTCCCACTGTCCCGGGGAGTGGATCGGCGATTTCAAGCGGATTTTCGGATCTCTCGTTGCTCTTGTTGATCTCGGTTGTGATGCCGCGCTGCTTGGTGCCGAATCCGGTAGCCACCACCGTGACACGGACCTCTCCCTCCAGGGAGGGATCGATCACATTCCCAAGATAAACATGCGCTCCACGCCCGGCTGTCTCCTCGATCAATGTCACCGCTTCACTTAACTCGCCGATGCTGAGCTTTTGGCTTCCCGCGACATTGACCAGGACCGCCTCCGCGCCGGCGATGGAGACATCCTCCAACAGACGGTTGGAGATCGCCTGCTGGGCGGCGACCTTCGCGGCGCCCTCACCGGAGGCGACGCCGATCCCCATCAAGGCACTGCCGCCCCGCTTCATGACCGAGCGGACATCAGCGAAATCCCGATTCATGATACCGGGAATCGTGATCAATTCTGAAATACCCCGGGTCGCCTGATACAGCACCTCGTCAGCGGCGCGATAGGCTTCCTCCAAGGGGGTTTTGGCATCAAGAATCTCAAGGAGCTTCTGGTTGGGCACCACGATCAATGTATCGACAGATTCCCGAAGCTTTTCAATCCCGAGTACCGCCTGATCCGTCCGTGGTTGCCCCTCAAAGTTGAAGGGGGTGGTGACGACAGCGACAGAGAGGATATCCCGCTCCTTGGCGAGCCGGGCCAAGACCGGCGCAGCGCCGGTTCCTGTGCCCCCGCCCATCCCGGCGGCGATGAAGAGCATATCAACCCCCTGGATTTGCGCCTCCAGGGTCTCAGCGTCTTCCTCGGCGGCCTTCCGGCCGCGTTCGGGAAGCCCCCCGGTTCCTAGCCCCCGGGTTTCATCGACGCCGATCTGGAGCTTAGCCGGGCAGACGGAAACCTCCAGCGCCTGGAGATCGGTATTCATGACAAGGAACTCCAATCCTTCCAGACCCTCGAGGATCATTCTCCCCACGGCGTTCCCGCCGCATCCCCCGACACCGATGACTTTCAGCCGGGCCGGGCTCAAGACTTTGTCACTCGCTTCGATCAGCATGGGTCATCCCTCCTCAGTGCAGCCATCCTTGTTGAAAAGGCTCATTGCAAATGCTTGGTGAAAATCCTCTCGGAAGACCTCCTAGCCAATTTATAAGGCCAGACGGGCTTTAACAAATTCTTTTATGGGCCGGGTTACCTTATTTATGAGCTGTTTTTTGCCGGACTGCTCCTCAGGATTCCCCTCGGCCGCCATCTCCATCAGCAATCCCACCGCGCAACTCCAAGAAGGATTCAATCCTTCCGGCGGCAGATTGCCCAGGCCCGTCGGATGCCCGATCCGGACAGGGACTTGCAGGATCCGTTGGGCGTGCTGGGATAGCCCGATGAGATTGGCCCCTCCTCCGGTGAGGACCAGGCCTCCCTGCAGACGAGAGAGAGGCATCGTATATTGGATCTTGCGGACAACAAGACCGAGGATCTCCTCGACCCGCGGGCCCACGATCGAAGTGAGGAGGCTCGGGGCGACGTTTCGGGATCCATTGCCGCCCATGGCGGTGATTTCCGGCTCGTCCCGGCCCGTGGAGGATCCCGAGGCAAGACCCCAGCGGCACTTGACCATTTCGGCCTCGGCCAGCGGCGTGCGGAGTCCGACAGCCAGATCGTGGGTAATCCGATCGCACCCGACGCCGAGAATCGCCGTATCCTTGAGCGTGTCTTCATGGATAATGGTGATGCCTGTCGTCTGGGCGCCCAAATCGATGACAGCGACGCCCCAATGTTCCTCATCCGGATGAAGGACGGCCCGGGCGATCGCGAGAGGCGCGAGAATGATCCGGTCGGCCTTGTAGTGGATCCGCCCCAGCGCCTTTTGGAAATTCCGAACGACGGAGACCAGACCGGTGACGATATGGGCCTGGGCCTCCAATCTCTCCCCCCACATCCCCTCCGGTTCACGAATTCCGGACTGCCCATCGAGGATGTACTCCTGCTGGATCATATGGATCACTTCACGATCCGAGGGGATGCCCATCGCCTGGGCCGCCTGGAAGGCTTTCTGTTTATCAGCCGCCGAGACCTCCCGGTCTTTGCCCATGACCGGGACGACACCGCGTCCGTTGAAGCTGCGCACAGAATCATCCCCCAGACCCATCGCAATTTGCTCGAGAGGGAATCCACAGTCATTCTCGACTTGGTGCAAGACCGTTTCCATCGCATCGGAGGCGGCCTCAAGATGGACGACGGCGCCGGCGCGGATGCCCCTGGAGGCAACGGATCCGTGCCCAACGAGTTCCAGACGGCCCTCTTCCGTCATGTATCCAGCCACCGCATTGATGGTATGGCTTCCAACATCTAATCCGGCCAGTATCCTCATATACAATCTCCTTGCCGGTCTCCAAAGGCCTGGTTCCGGCCGGTCGTACGACGTTAGCCTGAGCTCTCTTTCCCTTCTGTCGATTTGCGGACGACAATCTGGTCATCAAAACGCAAATCCAGAACAACATCGGTCAGTTTCCTGCGATCGAGATCAGCCAAGATCGTCCCCACGGTACGCCAGCGGGCCGCATCGAGGTTATCCGGCGCCACGAGAACCCTCCTGGAATCACAGAGTGTCAAGCGCCACAATCCGGCGCTGAAACCCTGCGCCTGTGAGATATCCGCCCAGAGACGGGGCTGCTCCTTCTGAAGATGA from Candidatus Eisenbacteria bacterium encodes:
- the ftsA gene encoding cell division protein FtsA, which translates into the protein MRILAGLDVGSHTINAVAGYMTEEGRLELVGHGSVASRGIRAGAVVHLEAASDAMETVLHQVENDCGFPLEQIAMGLGDDSVRSFNGRGVVPVMGKDREVSAADKQKAFQAAQAMGIPSDREVIHMIQQEYILDGQSGIREPEGMWGERLEAQAHIVTGLVSVVRNFQKALGRIHYKADRIILAPLAIARAVLHPDEEHWGVAVIDLGAQTTGITIIHEDTLKDTAILGVGCDRITHDLAVGLRTPLAEAEMVKCRWGLASGSSTGRDEPEITAMGGNGSRNVAPSLLTSIVGPRVEEILGLVVRKIQYTMPLSRLQGGLVLTGGGANLIGLSQHAQRILQVPVRIGHPTGLGNLPPEGLNPSWSCAVGLLMEMAAEGNPEEQSGKKQLINKVTRPIKEFVKARLAL